One part of the Pseudomonadota bacterium genome encodes these proteins:
- a CDS encoding YggT family protein, whose amino-acid sequence DAGIRCGVMAIMLAVLEGLTWLIIIDAVLSWVVPDRGQFPRNITSQITDPLYAPIRSILNPEKTGGLDLSPLIMLILLQVGMQLLRSAATAV is encoded by the coding sequence GATGCAGGGATTCGATGTGGTGTCATGGCAATCATGCTCGCCGTCCTCGAAGGGCTGACGTGGCTTATCATAATTGACGCAGTTCTGAGCTGGGTCGTTCCAGACCGGGGTCAGTTCCCGCGAAACATCACAAGCCAAATCACCGATCCGCTCTACGCCCCGATCCGCTCCATCCTCAATCCGGAGAAGACAGGGGGCTTGGATCTGTCTCCACTGATCATGTTGATTCTGCTTCAGGTCGGCATGCAGCTGCTGCGCTCGGCCGCCACGGCTGTTTAG
- the dctP gene encoding TRAP transporter substrate-binding protein DctP → MRRFFCLGVIAVLAAAMALPGSSEHAAAQQTKIIRLATLAPRSSPLVRGLKRIDQELRAATGNEVGIKIYPSGVAGDEKDVIRKMRVGQIDATVVTTTGLSQIVRETTVLNTPGVITNSKQAQAVLTELKPEWQQAFTKSGFQLLAWGELGQFRYFSKQPIAKPADIRRMRPWLWPESYTMKAMWQAIGATGVPLGVPEVYGALQTRMIDMVTSTAIAFTSLQWHTKLSHVTDDTFGVLMGALVVTKKKWDSLSDGAKAKLAALTAEDTEGNNRAARKADRKAYKRLLKRGYKASKFTPEGMAELKKIQNQVRQKLTGRVYPAELLKRVQAITAKTL, encoded by the coding sequence ATGCGTCGGTTTTTTTGTCTAGGAGTCATCGCTGTTCTCGCGGCCGCCATGGCCCTTCCTGGAAGCAGCGAACATGCCGCGGCTCAACAAACCAAGATCATCCGGTTGGCGACGCTGGCACCCAGGAGCTCCCCACTTGTCCGGGGGCTCAAGAGGATCGACCAGGAGTTGCGGGCTGCGACGGGCAACGAGGTGGGCATCAAGATCTACCCCAGCGGCGTCGCCGGGGACGAGAAGGACGTCATCCGCAAAATGCGCGTGGGTCAAATCGACGCGACGGTCGTGACCACTACAGGCCTCAGCCAAATCGTTCGCGAGACCACCGTCCTCAATACGCCGGGGGTGATCACCAACAGCAAGCAGGCTCAAGCCGTCCTGACGGAGCTCAAGCCCGAGTGGCAGCAGGCCTTCACCAAGTCCGGATTCCAGCTGCTGGCCTGGGGCGAGCTCGGCCAGTTTCGCTACTTCTCCAAGCAGCCCATAGCCAAGCCAGCCGACATCAGGCGCATGCGACCGTGGTTGTGGCCCGAAAGCTACACCATGAAGGCCATGTGGCAGGCGATAGGCGCCACCGGTGTGCCGCTTGGTGTGCCCGAAGTGTACGGGGCGCTGCAGACGCGCATGATCGACATGGTGACCTCCACAGCGATCGCTTTCACGAGCTTGCAGTGGCACACCAAACTAAGCCATGTAACCGACGATACGTTCGGTGTGCTGATGGGCGCCCTCGTGGTCACGAAGAAGAAATGGGACAGCCTCTCGGACGGCGCCAAAGCCAAGCTCGCGGCACTGACCGCCGAGGACACCGAGGGCAACAACCGGGCGGCACGCAAGGCCGACCGCAAGGCCTACAAGCGGCTGCTGAAGCGAGGCTACAAAGCGAGCAAATTCACTCCGGAAGGGATGGCCGAGCTCAAGAAGATCCAGAACCAGGTGCGACAGAAGCTCACCGGCCGCGTATACCCCGCGGAGCTGCTTAAGCGGGTGCAGGCCATTACCGCCAAGACACTGTAG
- the ald gene encoding alanine dehydrogenase, translating to MRIGIPKEIKTHEYRVAATPSCVAAYVKAGHRVLVERGAGQGAGYRDEQYLQAGATLADGPNEVFADSQMMVKVKEPLPPEYPLFRSGQILYTYLHLAADRDATCALLDAGVSAVAYETIQLEDGSLPLLIPMSEIAGRLSVQEGAKYLEKPFGGRGVLLGGVPGVARGDVAIVGGGVVGTNAAKMAVGLGARVTMLDTSHARLRQLDDLFGVAVQTLLSTEANLQRALAQADLVVGAVLVPGAAAPKLLKRVDLAHMKEGALLVDVSVDQGGMAETTRPTTHREPTFEVDGVLHYCVANMPGAVPRTSTQALTGTTLSYGLQLANLGLEQALAANPALRRGLNTRDGKITCQPVAEALGMTAQLAEI from the coding sequence GTGAGAATCGGAATTCCCAAGGAAATCAAGACGCATGAATACCGTGTGGCAGCGACGCCCTCGTGCGTCGCCGCTTACGTCAAAGCCGGCCATCGAGTGCTCGTGGAGCGCGGCGCCGGGCAAGGCGCCGGCTATCGAGACGAGCAGTACCTGCAAGCTGGAGCGACCCTTGCCGATGGGCCTAACGAGGTCTTTGCCGACTCTCAGATGATGGTGAAGGTCAAGGAGCCTCTGCCGCCGGAGTACCCGCTGTTTCGATCCGGGCAGATCCTCTACACCTACCTGCATCTTGCCGCCGATCGCGACGCGACCTGCGCGCTTCTGGACGCCGGGGTCTCTGCCGTTGCCTACGAGACCATTCAACTCGAGGACGGTTCGCTCCCTTTGCTGATTCCGATGAGTGAGATCGCTGGACGGCTCTCGGTGCAGGAGGGTGCCAAGTACCTGGAAAAACCCTTCGGGGGCCGTGGCGTGCTGCTCGGGGGCGTGCCCGGTGTGGCGCGAGGTGACGTCGCCATCGTGGGCGGAGGCGTGGTCGGCACCAACGCCGCCAAGATGGCCGTGGGTCTCGGCGCTCGTGTCACGATGCTAGACACCTCGCACGCGCGATTACGACAACTCGACGATCTGTTTGGCGTGGCCGTTCAGACCCTGCTGAGCACCGAGGCGAACTTGCAGCGTGCGCTCGCGCAAGCCGATCTCGTTGTGGGGGCGGTGCTGGTCCCCGGCGCTGCCGCCCCCAAGCTGCTCAAGCGCGTCGACCTGGCTCACATGAAGGAAGGAGCCCTCCTGGTCGATGTCTCGGTGGATCAGGGGGGCATGGCTGAAACCACACGACCCACCACACACCGCGAGCCCACGTTCGAGGTGGACGGCGTCCTGCACTACTGCGTCGCCAACATGCCTGGCGCCGTGCCACGAACCTCCACCCAGGCGCTCACCGGTACCACCCTCTCGTACGGATTGCAGCTGGCCAACCTGGGGCTCGAGCAAGCCTTGGCGGCCAATCCGGCCCTGCGGCGCGGTCTGAACACCCGGGACGGGAAGATCACCTGCCAGCCGGTCGCCGAAGCGCTGGGCATGACGGCCCAGCTCGCGGAGATCTAA
- the thiC gene encoding phosphomethylpyrimidine synthase ThiC encodes MSEAPSRPKTLKTAGAGVRSLTAQAPLPGSFPKSRKVEEGDLRVPARVIELSGGEPPVKVYDTTGPQGHDPRHGLPKRRKDWLRRRAQEHGGDASSLGVTQLYHARAGRVTEEMRFVAVREGVDPEFVRSEVARGRAIIPSNIHHAELEPMIIGRNFRVKINANIGNSAVSSSIEDEVEKLQWAIRWGADTVMDLSTGERIHETREWIVRNAPVPIGTVPIYQALEKVKGAVEKLSIELYLETLEEQAEQGVDYFTVHAGVLLPFIPMTAERVTGIVSRGGSIMAKWCLHHHKENFLYTEFDRICKLMSKYDVSFSLGDGLRPGSIADANDQAQLAELKTLGELTTVAWEHDVQVMIEGPGHVPMHKIKENMELQLEHCHEAPFYTLGPLTTDVAPGYDHITSAIGAAMIGWFGCAMLCYVTPKEHLGLPDKHDVKQGVIAYRIAAHAADLAKGHPGAQVRDDALSRARFDFRWEDQFNLSLDPETARAFHDATLPAEPAKKAHFCSMCGPRFCSMRLTQDVREIARAEREQGLADKAREFRETGGKLYLSEPARGST; translated from the coding sequence ATGTCAGAGGCACCATCGCGCCCTAAGACGTTGAAGACGGCCGGAGCCGGGGTCCGGTCGCTCACCGCCCAAGCCCCGCTGCCGGGGAGCTTTCCCAAGTCGCGCAAGGTAGAGGAAGGGGACTTGCGGGTGCCTGCGCGTGTGATCGAGCTTTCAGGGGGCGAGCCCCCGGTGAAGGTCTACGATACCACGGGACCTCAGGGCCACGACCCACGGCATGGGCTCCCCAAGCGTCGCAAGGATTGGCTAAGGCGGCGTGCGCAGGAGCATGGCGGCGACGCGTCCAGCCTGGGCGTGACGCAGCTGTATCACGCGCGTGCCGGCCGAGTCACCGAGGAAATGCGATTCGTGGCAGTACGTGAGGGCGTGGACCCCGAGTTCGTGCGCTCCGAAGTGGCGCGGGGCCGCGCAATCATCCCATCCAACATCCACCACGCCGAGCTCGAGCCCATGATCATCGGGCGCAACTTCAGGGTGAAGATCAACGCCAACATAGGCAACTCGGCTGTCAGCTCGTCCATCGAGGACGAGGTCGAGAAACTGCAATGGGCGATTCGGTGGGGCGCAGACACGGTGATGGACTTGTCCACGGGCGAGCGCATCCACGAGACCCGGGAGTGGATCGTGCGTAACGCACCCGTGCCGATCGGCACGGTCCCGATCTACCAGGCTCTCGAGAAGGTCAAGGGTGCTGTGGAGAAGCTCAGCATCGAGCTGTATCTCGAGACGTTGGAGGAGCAGGCCGAGCAGGGCGTGGACTACTTCACCGTGCATGCCGGGGTGCTGCTGCCCTTCATCCCAATGACGGCCGAGCGTGTCACCGGTATCGTGTCGCGAGGCGGCTCGATCATGGCGAAATGGTGCCTGCACCACCACAAAGAGAACTTTCTCTACACGGAGTTCGACCGCATCTGCAAGTTGATGAGCAAGTACGACGTTTCGTTCTCTCTCGGTGATGGGCTGCGCCCCGGGTCCATTGCCGACGCCAACGACCAGGCGCAGCTCGCGGAGCTCAAGACGCTGGGCGAGCTGACCACCGTAGCGTGGGAGCACGACGTCCAGGTCATGATCGAAGGACCCGGTCATGTACCCATGCACAAGATAAAGGAGAACATGGAGCTTCAGCTCGAGCACTGCCACGAGGCTCCTTTCTACACGCTGGGGCCTCTGACGACGGACGTGGCACCTGGTTACGACCACATCACGTCGGCCATCGGCGCAGCCATGATCGGCTGGTTTGGCTGCGCCATGCTCTGCTACGTCACACCCAAGGAGCACCTGGGCTTGCCTGACAAGCACGACGTGAAGCAGGGTGTGATCGCGTACCGGATCGCGGCGCATGCTGCCGACCTCGCCAAGGGCCATCCAGGCGCGCAAGTGCGCGACGACGCGCTAAGCAGGGCGCGCTTTGATTTCCGCTGGGAAGATCAGTTCAATCTGTCGTTGGATCCGGAGACCGCGCGTGCGTTTCACGACGCAACACTTCCCGCCGAGCCAGCCAAGAAGGCGCACTTCTGCTCCATGTGCGGGCCCCGGTTCTGCTCCATGCGTTTGACGCAAGATGTGCGTGAGATCGCGCGCGCAGAGCGCGAGCAGGGCCTCGCGGACAAGGCCAGGGAGTTTCGTGAGACTGGGGGGAAGCTCTACCTCTCGGAGCCAGCACGCGGTTCCACCTAG